A single genomic interval of Chryseobacterium paludis harbors:
- a CDS encoding RidA family protein: protein MEKRTINPWNWQKERSYSQAVEVKNVESTLYCSGQAAIDPDGTSSNKDMKSQLQQAIANLEEVITTAGYECRNIVRLNIYTTSTKELWPHFPILQEWIGRHKIEQAVTMLEVTGLFETLTVELEATAVK, encoded by the coding sequence ATGGAAAAAAGAACAATCAATCCCTGGAATTGGCAAAAAGAACGCAGCTACTCGCAGGCTGTAGAAGTAAAAAATGTTGAAAGTACATTATACTGTTCCGGTCAGGCGGCTATTGATCCGGATGGAACATCAAGTAATAAGGATATGAAATCTCAGCTTCAGCAGGCCATTGCGAATCTGGAAGAAGTAATCACTACTGCCGGATACGAATGTAGAAATATTGTAAGGTTAAATATATATACTACATCAACTAAAGAACTATGGCCCCATTTTCCTATTCTTCAGGAATGGATAGGCAGGCATAAGATTGAGCAGGCTGTTACCATGCTGGAAGTGACCGGATTATTTGAAACATTAACGGTTGAACTGGAAGCAACTGCTGTAAAATAA
- a CDS encoding NADH:flavin oxidoreductase, whose amino-acid sequence MSTDALFSPFNYKNLQLKNRIVMAPMTRAQSDNGVPTQKIADYYARRAASEVGLILSEGTVINRPASKNMQNIPDFYGTQALEGWKNVIDQVHHNGGKMGPQIWHVGDTRASEEYPEVPMEKASTMSLEDIQDTIKQFAASAKSAKDLGFDCLEIHGAHGYLIDQFFWEVTNTRTDEYGGKTVKERTRFATDVIKAIRAAVGEDFTIIIRLSQWKQQDYKSRLATTPAEMEDWLLPLKEAGVDIFHCSQRRFWEPEFEGSDLNFAGWAKKITGQPTITVGSVGLKGDFMSAFAGESSEKSDLTELVRRLEREDFDLVAVGRALLNDHQWVKKIKEGKIEELSGFAAESMGVLY is encoded by the coding sequence ATGAGTACAGACGCGTTATTTAGTCCATTTAATTATAAAAATCTACAACTGAAAAACAGAATTGTAATGGCTCCTATGACCAGAGCACAATCAGATAATGGAGTACCAACACAAAAAATAGCCGACTATTATGCACGAAGAGCTGCTTCAGAGGTAGGACTTATCCTTTCCGAAGGAACAGTAATTAACCGACCGGCTTCAAAAAATATGCAGAATATCCCTGACTTCTATGGAACCCAGGCATTAGAAGGCTGGAAAAACGTAATCGATCAGGTTCATCATAACGGGGGTAAAATGGGACCACAAATATGGCATGTTGGTGATACCAGAGCATCAGAAGAATACCCTGAAGTTCCAATGGAGAAAGCTTCCACCATGTCTTTAGAGGATATCCAGGACACTATAAAACAATTTGCAGCTTCTGCTAAGTCAGCAAAAGACCTTGGATTTGACTGTCTTGAAATACACGGAGCCCACGGTTACCTTATCGATCAGTTCTTTTGGGAGGTTACTAATACCAGAACTGATGAATACGGAGGTAAAACAGTAAAAGAAAGAACCCGTTTTGCAACAGATGTTATCAAAGCGATAAGAGCTGCCGTAGGGGAAGATTTTACGATCATCATTCGACTTTCCCAATGGAAACAACAGGATTATAAAAGTAGGTTGGCAACAACGCCTGCTGAGATGGAAGATTGGTTACTTCCTCTGAAAGAAGCAGGTGTAGATATTTTTCATTGTTCACAACGTCGTTTCTGGGAGCCTGAGTTCGAAGGTTCAGATCTTAATTTTGCAGGGTGGGCAAAGAAAATAACCGGACAACCGACCATCACTGTAGGTTCTGTGGGTCTTAAAGGAGATTTCATGTCTGCTTTTGCAGGTGAAAGTTCAGAAAAGTCTGATCTTACAGAATTGGTACGCAGATTAGAAAGAGAAGATTTCGATTTAGTTGCGGTAGGACGTGCCTTATTGAATGACCACCAATGGGTAAAAAAAATAAAAGAAGGAAAAATAGAAGAGCTTTCAGGCTTCGCAGCGGAAAGTATGGGCGTTTTATACTAA
- a CDS encoding winged helix-turn-helix transcriptional regulator: MRHNKMTQGSCPLGKAMSALGSKWKPIIVMVIKDRVLRFGQIATRIHVISRKVLTDQLREMEEDGLLIRQEFKELPPRVEYSLTKKGLALLPILHLLEDWETKYDAKEVFVDAAV; the protein is encoded by the coding sequence ATGAGACACAATAAAATGACCCAAGGCAGTTGCCCTCTAGGGAAAGCCATGTCAGCATTGGGAAGTAAATGGAAACCGATCATTGTGATGGTCATTAAAGACCGTGTATTGCGTTTCGGACAGATCGCTACCCGTATCCATGTCATTTCAAGAAAAGTTTTGACGGATCAGTTGAGAGAAATGGAAGAAGATGGGTTATTAATTAGACAAGAATTTAAAGAATTACCTCCGAGAGTTGAGTATTCCCTGACAAAAAAAGGGCTTGCTCTTCTACCAATCTTACATCTACTGGAAGACTGGGAGACAAAATACGACGCGAAGGAAGTTTTTGTGGATGCAGCTGTATAA
- a CDS encoding 3-oxoacyl-ACP synthase III family protein: protein MTSKIIGVGNYIPPETITNLFFDKHNFINKSGESLKESNAIIASKLKDITGIEERRYASNDQVTSDLGFIAARAAIKNSGIDPETLDYIIFAHNFGDVRFGTVQSDAVPSLASRVKHLLKIKNNFCVAYDVLFGCPGWIEGVIQANAFIKSGIAKRCLVIGAETLSRVVDIHDRDSMIYADGAGAAILEVTNDDMGVKSHVSASFTLNEKDYLYFGKSYNNEKCPDTKYIKMEGRKIYEFALSNVPLAMKKCLDESGYSVSQLDKIIIHQANEKMDEAIVKRFYQLYDTPMPEHIMPMVIQKLGNSSVATIPSLLTMILQDELDAHEINDGDVVLFASVGAGMNVNAFVYKF from the coding sequence ATGACTAGTAAAATCATCGGTGTAGGAAACTACATTCCCCCAGAAACCATTACCAATTTATTCTTTGATAAACACAATTTTATAAACAAAAGCGGCGAGTCATTAAAAGAGAGTAATGCCATTATTGCCAGTAAGCTAAAAGACATTACAGGTATTGAAGAGAGAAGATATGCAAGTAATGATCAGGTTACTTCTGATTTAGGTTTTATTGCTGCACGGGCAGCCATTAAGAATTCCGGAATTGATCCTGAAACATTAGATTATATCATATTTGCCCATAATTTTGGTGATGTACGTTTTGGAACAGTCCAATCAGATGCAGTTCCAAGTCTTGCCTCAAGGGTAAAACATCTTTTAAAAATAAAAAATAATTTTTGCGTAGCATACGATGTATTGTTTGGGTGCCCCGGATGGATAGAAGGAGTGATTCAGGCCAATGCATTTATAAAATCTGGTATTGCTAAAAGATGCCTGGTTATTGGTGCAGAAACACTTTCAAGAGTCGTGGATATTCATGATAGAGACAGCATGATATATGCTGATGGGGCAGGAGCTGCGATACTGGAAGTTACCAATGATGATATGGGTGTAAAATCCCATGTTTCAGCATCTTTTACATTGAACGAGAAGGATTATTTATACTTCGGAAAATCATATAATAATGAAAAATGTCCGGATACAAAATATATCAAAATGGAGGGACGGAAAATTTACGAATTTGCTCTTTCCAATGTACCTCTTGCTATGAAAAAGTGCTTAGATGAAAGTGGTTATAGTGTCAGTCAACTTGACAAAATCATTATACATCAGGCTAATGAAAAAATGGATGAAGCCATAGTAAAAAGGTTCTATCAGTTATATGACACACCAATGCCGGAACACATCATGCCTATGGTTATTCAAAAACTAGGAAATAGTAGTGTGGCTACAATTCCATCTCTATTAACCATGATTTTACAGGATGAGCTAGATGCTCATGAAATCAACGATGGAGATGTGGTATTATTTGCATCTGTGGGAGCTGGCATGAATGTAAATGCATTTGTATATAAATTTTAA
- a CDS encoding JAB domain-containing protein, protein MKFNVVNEIKLSYYRKGNSERLITNSKDAVDVFREHFDSDEIDYRESFYTLYLNQANKVLGIKRISECGITSAIVDVRLIMQAALLCNASSIILAHNHPSGNLKPSAEDVKITQNIKAASKFLNIQLLDHCILTSTEYTSFSDEGML, encoded by the coding sequence ATGAAATTTAATGTTGTCAATGAAATTAAATTAAGTTATTACAGAAAAGGAAATTCTGAAAGGTTAATCACCAACTCAAAGGATGCTGTTGATGTATTTCGGGAGCATTTTGATAGTGATGAAATTGACTATCGAGAGTCATTTTACACACTGTATTTAAATCAGGCCAATAAAGTCTTAGGCATTAAGAGAATTTCGGAGTGTGGGATCACTTCGGCGATCGTAGATGTAAGGCTTATTATGCAGGCCGCTCTATTGTGTAATGCATCATCCATTATTCTCGCACATAACCATCCCTCCGGAAATCTAAAGCCTTCAGCTGAGGATGTGAAAATAACTCAGAATATAAAAGCAGCTTCAAAATTTCTAAACATACAATTGCTTGATCATTGTATTTTAACCTCTACTGAGTATACATCGTTTTCCGATGAAGGAATGCTATAG
- the traN gene encoding conjugative transposon protein TraN: MKTIIDKWLSAVLILFFTCIIKAQETTETPSLYKTRLEPYKMEVTYDKTTHLLFPSPIRYVDLGSEHLIANKAQDIENVLRIKSAVRDFEEETNFSVITQDGKFYNFDVSYSSYPDILNYDLLKLQQTVEKKHSTHAQFEELGGERSSDTELIMKMLHKSPKQNIKHIKAKSSGIQLSLKSLYVHEGKFYFILLVKNLSNINYSIDFINFKITDKKKLKRTVIQDKLLVPLRTFLPDKTVRYQTKEQAVYLLNQFTLLKGQVLEIEVVEKDGSRHQKIHVKNTDLINASIIESLN; the protein is encoded by the coding sequence ATGAAAACAATAATTGATAAATGGCTTTCAGCAGTGCTCATTTTGTTTTTTACATGTATAATAAAAGCCCAGGAAACTACTGAAACTCCTTCACTGTATAAAACAAGATTGGAGCCTTACAAAATGGAAGTTACCTATGATAAAACAACCCATTTGCTGTTTCCTTCGCCCATACGATATGTCGATTTAGGAAGTGAACATCTTATTGCCAATAAAGCTCAAGATATAGAAAATGTACTTAGAATAAAATCTGCCGTAAGGGACTTTGAAGAAGAAACAAACTTTTCCGTTATTACCCAGGATGGAAAATTCTACAACTTTGATGTGTCGTACAGTTCATATCCCGACATACTGAACTATGATCTCCTGAAACTGCAACAAACTGTAGAAAAAAAACATTCTACTCATGCACAATTTGAAGAACTTGGAGGAGAGAGGTCATCAGATACCGAACTTATTATGAAGATGCTCCACAAAAGCCCTAAACAAAACATTAAACATATCAAGGCAAAAAGTTCCGGAATTCAGCTTAGTTTAAAATCGTTGTATGTACATGAAGGAAAATTTTATTTTATCCTGTTGGTTAAGAACCTCAGTAATATCAACTATAGCATTGATTTTATCAACTTTAAGATAACCGATAAAAAGAAACTGAAGCGTACGGTTATACAGGATAAACTATTGGTGCCACTCCGAACATTCCTGCCGGACAAAACAGTCAGATATCAGACAAAGGAACAAGCTGTCTATCTTCTCAATCAATTTACTTTATTGAAAGGTCAGGTGTTGGAAATCGAAGTCGTCGAAAAAGACGGCAGCCGTCATCAGAAAATTCACGTTAAAAATACTGATTTGATTAATGCCTCAATTATCGAAAGCTTAAACTAA
- the traM gene encoding conjugative transposon protein TraM has product MKDLSKTTIRITEGNSPDPDDQESGTQQLEKLKKPLIYLLMGIVCAGCLYLIFKPNKNQVITGNAGFNTAVPQAANDQLQPDKQKAYEQDLLEQKNEEKRKALTSLSDYWNDPDHSSDLKNQTLHPDVAENSKINMVTGRNAFNSYQTAQQTLGSFYKRDNQEIDQLKQEISRLKHGSMQKDLVPVSSGINDQLELMEKSYQMAAKYLPLPKNEDPDNNEIQKKETDHNKAEIASIKPICNDIVSGLYRYPSDSMLLAGPDHNRFTGIQNVNPQGFERKNSIRAVIHETQVMTPESILSLRLLEPMMIGNSRIPSGTLLKATGKFQDARLELKISAIEYDGSIQPVDITIHDNDGQSGLYIPYSPEQNAITDMLANMSQSSGTNIMMTQSAGQQIAADLTKGLVQGVSGYFRKRVKSPKVTVKAGHQVFLISKK; this is encoded by the coding sequence ATGAAAGATTTAAGTAAAACCACTATCAGAATAACAGAAGGAAACTCACCAGATCCAGATGATCAAGAAAGCGGGACACAGCAATTGGAAAAATTAAAGAAGCCTCTTATCTATCTCTTAATGGGGATTGTCTGCGCCGGGTGTTTATATTTGATCTTTAAGCCCAATAAAAACCAAGTCATCACCGGGAATGCGGGTTTTAATACGGCGGTTCCTCAGGCGGCCAATGATCAACTTCAGCCTGACAAACAGAAAGCTTATGAACAGGATCTGTTGGAGCAAAAAAATGAAGAAAAAAGAAAAGCCCTAACCAGTTTATCTGATTATTGGAATGATCCGGATCATTCCTCTGACTTGAAGAACCAAACCCTCCACCCCGATGTAGCTGAAAACTCCAAAATTAATATGGTTACAGGCCGTAATGCATTTAATAGCTACCAGACTGCACAGCAGACGTTAGGCTCTTTTTACAAGAGAGACAATCAGGAAATTGATCAACTTAAGCAAGAGATCAGCAGACTTAAGCATGGATCGATGCAAAAAGATCTGGTTCCAGTCAGTTCAGGAATTAACGATCAGCTTGAACTAATGGAAAAATCTTATCAGATGGCAGCAAAATATCTGCCTTTACCCAAAAATGAAGATCCGGATAATAATGAGATTCAAAAAAAAGAAACAGATCATAATAAGGCTGAGATAGCTTCAATAAAGCCTATCTGTAATGATATTGTTTCCGGTTTATACCGCTACCCTTCTGACAGTATGCTTTTGGCCGGTCCTGATCATAACCGGTTTACAGGGATCCAAAATGTAAATCCACAAGGTTTTGAAAGGAAAAACAGCATCCGTGCAGTAATTCATGAAACCCAAGTAATGACACCTGAAAGTATATTATCCCTAAGACTTCTTGAGCCTATGATGATTGGAAATTCCAGAATTCCATCGGGAACATTATTAAAAGCTACGGGGAAATTCCAGGATGCCAGACTAGAGTTAAAAATATCTGCTATAGAATATGACGGATCTATACAACCTGTTGATATCACCATTCATGATAATGATGGACAATCAGGATTATATATCCCTTATTCTCCTGAACAAAACGCGATTACCGATATGCTCGCTAATATGAGTCAATCATCAGGAACTAATATTATGATGACCCAGTCTGCAGGACAACAAATTGCCGCTGATCTTACAAAAGGACTGGTTCAGGGAGTGTCAGGATATTTCCGGAAAAGGGTAAAATCACCTAAGGTCACCGTAAAAGCCGGACATCAGGTATTCTTAATTTCAAAAAAATAG
- the traK gene encoding conjugative transposon protein TraK gives MEFKTLRNIENSFKQIRLFTFLFTVFCLSVVLFAIYRSYRFAEEQRKKIYVLDNGKSLMLALSQDMSINRPVEAREHTRRFHELFFTIAPDKNAIESNVKRAFNLADQSAFNYYKDLSEKGYYNRIISGNIQQRIEVDSVIADFNTYPYPVKTYARQFIIRSSNLTIRSLITSCSLVNSVRSDNNPQGFTIEKFSVIENKDIETVER, from the coding sequence ATGGAATTTAAGACCTTAAGAAATATTGAAAACAGCTTTAAGCAGATCAGGTTATTTACTTTTCTCTTTACGGTGTTTTGCCTGAGTGTTGTGCTATTTGCCATATACCGTTCTTATAGATTTGCTGAAGAGCAGAGAAAAAAAATCTACGTATTGGATAATGGAAAATCCTTAATGCTGGCCTTATCTCAGGATATGTCTATCAACCGGCCTGTAGAGGCAAGAGAGCATACAAGACGTTTCCATGAGCTATTCTTTACCATTGCACCTGACAAAAATGCCATTGAAAGCAATGTCAAAAGGGCTTTCAATCTGGCAGACCAATCCGCATTTAATTACTATAAAGACCTTTCTGAAAAAGGATACTACAATAGAATTATTTCAGGAAACATCCAACAAAGGATTGAGGTGGACAGCGTGATCGCTGATTTCAACACCTATCCGTATCCAGTGAAAACCTACGCCAGGCAGTTCATTATACGCTCAAGCAATCTGACCATAAGAAGTTTGATCACCAGCTGCTCACTTGTCAATTCAGTGAGATCAGATAATAACCCGCAGGGATTTACCATTGAGAAATTCAGTGTTATTGAGAATAAGGATATCGAAACTGTTGAACGGTAA